Proteins encoded within one genomic window of Cryptococcus neoformans var. grubii H99 chromosome 4, complete sequence:
- a CDS encoding large subunit ribosomal protein L8: MGRVIRAQRKSGGIFKSHTHHNKNPARLRNLDFAEKNGYIRGVVKDIIHDAGRGAPLATVVFRDPYRYKLRKETFLAAEGLSTGSFVYCGKKATLNVGNVLPIGQCPEGTIVCNVEEKIGDRGALARTSGNYATIIGHSETGVTRIRLPSGSKKTISSRCRATVGIIAGGGRIDKPFLKAGRKYHAMRAKRNSWPRTRGVAMNPVDHPHGGGNHQHIGHASTMARDAPAGQKAGLIAARRTGLLRGTQGKNVDNA, encoded by the exons ATGGGTCGAGTCATCCGCGCGCAGCGAAAGTCCGGGGGTATCTTCAAGTCCCACACCCACCACAACAAGAACCCCGCTAGGTTGAGGAACCTCGACTTTGCCGAGAAGAACGGCTACATCAGGGGTGTTGTCAAGGACATCATCCACGACGCTGGGCG AGGTGCTCCCCTTGCTACCGTTGTCTTCCGTGACCCTTACCGATACAAGCTCCGAAAGGAGACTTTCCTCGCTGCTGAGGGTCTCTCCACCGGTTCTTTCGTCTACTGCGGCAAGAAGGCTACCCTCAACGTCGGCAACGTCCTCCCCATCGGCCAGTGCCCCGAAGGTACCATTGTCTGCAAcgtcgaggagaagattggtGACCGAGGAGCGCTCGCCCGAACCTCTGGTAACTACGCCACCATCATCGGCCACTCCGAGACTGGTGTGACCCGAATCAGGTTGCCCTCTGGCTCCAAGAAGACTATCTCTTCCCGATGCAGGGCTACCGTCGGTATCATcgctggtggtggtaggATCGACAAGCCCTTCCTTAAGGCTGGTAGGAAGTACCACGCTATGCGTGCTAAGAGGAACTCTTGGCCCCGAACTCGTGGTGTGGCTATGAACCCCGTTGACCACCCCCACGGTGGTGGTAACCACCAG CACATTGGTCACGCCTCTACCATGGCTCGCGACGCTCCCGCCGGTCAAAAAGCCGGTCTCATCGCTGCCAGGAGGACTGGTCTTCTC AGGGGTACCCAGGGCAAGAACGTCGACAACGCTTAA
- a CDS encoding mitochondrial import inner membrane translocase subunit TIM54 gives MADLTPGPRKPVPAELTGFRSALAHTGIPHGVLLWKPRLPSRNWLIFWSVSLSLSYAYYYDRSECKRIKQEVVERVEKYGREPMPGGSLGEPRRVVVWAGRWGGDDDADRAGRYFRKYVKPYLVAAGIDYTLPSVPLHGSITRQLHAAILLQRRQALGLARAAAPLSLPGVLDPAETQRRAVESGVVVVGRASLKEYLEGLRRGWGGGVDEWEWEKEVEKTLAGDGVFGESESPPVPAPAPASPPTPPSPLPPTPPLLLLPFTNHLGFLQLPYMILDFFNERAKVRQGAQSALALIEGPTRDMHRDDAEHWEEKSEGWYNKTARQLPERLQKARTEYYESIRSRIDLARAYENGDRQMTEEEKKANKVERIQDIQAERLKKELRWRGSEEGWEIVKPETPATWRDNWEGWLKVYQVPEDAQNGL, from the exons ATGGCTGACCTGACACCCGGCCCACGCAAACCCGTACCAGCGGAGCTCACAGGCTTCCGCTCAGCGCTGGCGCACACCGGCATCCCGCACGGCGTGCTTCTGTGGAAACCCCGTCTTCCGTCACGCAACTGGCTCATCTTCTGGTCCGTCTCCCTCTCGCTCTCATACGCGTACTACTATGACCGTTCGGAATGCAAGCGGATCAAGCaagaggtggtggagcgTGTGGAGAAGTACGGGCGGGAGCCGATGCCTGGTGGGAGTCTGGGCGAGCCGAGGCGGGTCGTGGTCTGGGCTGGGAGATGGGGAGGGGACGACGATGCTGACCGGGCTGGGAGGTATTTCCGCAAGTATGtcaag CCATACCTCGTCGCTGCGGGGATCGACTACACGCTGCCGTCTGTGCCGCTGCACGGCTCGATCACGCGCCAGCTGCACGCGGCCATCCTGCTGCAGCGCCGGCAAGCCCTCGGCCTCGCGCGCGCTGCGGCGCCGCTCTCGCTGCCTGGCGTGCTGGACCCGGCGGAGACGCAGCGGCGGGCGGTGGAGAGcggggtggtggtggtggggcGGGCGAGCCTGAAGGAGTATTTGGAGGGGCTGCGGCGGGGCTGGGGGGGGGGCGTCGACgagtgggagtgggagaaggaggtcgAGAAGACGCTGGCGGGCGACGGCGTGTTTGGCGAGTCCGAGTCCCCCCCCGTCCCCGCCCCTGCCCCTGCGTCTCCCCCCACTCCCCCCTCCCCGCTCCCGCCCACTCCgcccctccttctcctgccgTTCACGAACCACCTCGGCTTCCTCCAGCTGCCCTACATGATCCtcgacttcttcaacgAACGCGCAAAGGTGCGGCAGGGCGCCCAGTCGGCACTCGCCCTGATCGAGGGCCCGACCAGGGACATGCACAGGGATGACGCCGAGCactgggaagagaagagcgAGGGCTGGTACAACAAGACGGCCAGGCAGCTCCCCGAGCGGCTCCAAAAGGCCCGCACAGAGTACTACGAGTCCATCAGGTCGCGCATCGACCTGGCAAGGGCGTATGAGAATGGCGACCGCCAGAtgacagaggaagagaaaaaagccAACAAGGTGGAGCGCATCCAGGATATCCAGGCCGAGAGACTCAAGAAGGAGCTCAGGTGGAGGGGCAGCGAGGAAGGGTGGGAGATTGTCAAGCCCGAGACACCTGCGACATGGAGAGATAACTGGGAGGGATGGCTCAAGGTGTACCAGGTGCCAGAGGATGCCCAAAACGGCTTGTAG
- a CDS encoding protein BMH2, with protein MSNREDSVYLAKLAEQAERYEEMVENMKSVASSDQELTVEERNLLSVAYKNVIGARRASWRIVSSIEQKEESKGNEAQVAMIKAYREKIEAELAKICEDILEVLDKHLIPSAASGESKVFYHKMMGDYHRYLAEFATGDKRKDSADKSLEAYKAASDVAVTELPPTHPIRLGLALNFSVFYYEILNSPDRACHLAKQAFDDAIAELDTLSEESYKDSTLIMQLLRDNLTLWTSDMNEPEKEEKPEETKQEEVAPAA; from the exons ATGTCTAACCGAGAAGACTCTGTCTACCTTGCCAAGCTCGCCGAGCAGGCTGAGCGATACGAAG AAATGGTCGAGAACATGAAGTCTGTCGCCTCTTCCGACCAGGAGCTCACCGTCGAGGAGCGTAATCTCCTTTCCGTCGCCTACAAGAATGTTATCGGTGCCCGCCGAGCTTCCTGGCGAATCGTCTCCTCCATCgagcagaaggaggagtcCAAGGGTAACGAGGCTCAGGTCGCCATGATCAAGGCCTACagggagaagattgaggctGAGCTTGCCAAGATCTGCGAGGACATTCTTGAGGTTCTTGACAAGCACCTTATCCCCTCTGCCGCTTCTGGCGAGTCCAAGGTCTTTTACCACAAGAT GATGGGAGACTACCACCGATACCTTGCCGAGTTTGCTACCGGTGACAAGCGAAAGGACTCTGCCGACAAGTCTCTCGAGGCTTACAAGGCTGCTTCCGACGTTGCCGTTACCGAGCTCCCCCCTACCCACCCCATCCGACTCGGTTTGGCCCTCAACTTTTCCGTCTTTTA CTATGAGATTCTCAACTCCCCCGACAGGGCTTGCCACCTTGCCAAACAGGCTTTCGACGACGCTATTGCCGAGCTCGACACCCTTTCCGAGGAATCCTACAA GGACTCTACCCTCATCATGCAGCTTCTTAGGGACAACCTTACTCTCTGGACTTCCGACATGAACGAGCCTG agaaggaagagaagccCGAGGAAACAaagcaggaggaggttgCCCCTGCGGCTTAG
- a CDS encoding cytoplasmic protein, producing the protein MSAPASDFEHHEPLATELHPISDATLTVRVIKSFEFRTQKSVILKNLDLRTLTVEALMNLVREEVKKGAGFKPYRNLVLDTMKLYTVAHGHKTQNLIINLDHDDWILDPSKTLEEVGAQNETELSFFNREAYEKFKLDPEVKWD; encoded by the exons ATGTCCGCCCCTGCATCCGACTTTGAACATCATGAACCGCTCGCCACAGAGCTCCACCCCATCTCAGACGCCACCCTCACTGTCCGCGTCATCAAAAGCTTTGAGTTCCGTACTCAGAAGAGTGTCATTTTGAAGAACTTGGATCTCAGGACGTTGACTGTTGAGGCTTTGATGAACCTTGTTAGGGAAG AGGTCAAGAAAGGTGCTGGGTTCAAGCCTTACAGAAACCTTGTCCTTG ACACAATGAAGCTCTATACTGTCGCTCATGGCCACAAG ACACAAAATCTTATCATTAACCTCGACCACGATGACTGGATCCTAGATCCTAGCAAGACCCTTGAGGAGGTTGGTGCTC AAAACGAGACTGAATTGTCGTTCTTCAACCGAGAGGCGTATGAAAAGTTCAAGCTCGACCCCGAG GTTAAATGGGACTAA